A stretch of Hydractinia symbiolongicarpus strain clone_291-10 chromosome 9, HSymV2.1, whole genome shotgun sequence DNA encodes these proteins:
- the LOC130656855 gene encoding G protein-coupled receptor 137Ba-like: MNTKPPPLTITLAPGVPVKVHLGLTVSFTILYGLLFFLIMWQLLLILYHKHRRLSYQSLFLFTCLVWAGLRTTLFAFYFKNCELSNTLNPFCHWLLFALPVYLQYNMLSILVFYFVLVVAKVVTPTKLKKVKIKVFVVILLSNVLFLAANISSSLYNPSRKYAQTVVILRVSLDYSIFLCAALVLCYCIIKLTRVNSAKMFLEGQGVSFCQAITVCGIIALLYITRAIYNILAVSPIHMPTFNYGWINVSDQGEVGYDGIVKHTTEDYAFISFGIVLFIWELLPTFTTVWFFRVRQPDCRISSSSIKSDSFHSKSFFFDNPNRYDSDDDLSIAYNTPPGFSYGGLLDIPPFGSPKSYGSPKNRKSINEHSILRKNIDCYGSVPPMGNTASPASFASHHIRGTTPPLLYSTSADTTNPYRPVTQDVE; this comes from the exons ATGAATACCAAGCCACCACCTCTTACCATTACACTTGCTCCTGGTGTTCCAGTAAAAGTTCATCTTGGACTCACAGTGTCATTCACCATACTATATGGTCTTCTGTTCTTTCTAATTATGTGGCAACTACTTCTTATTTTGTATCACAAACATAGACGCTTATCATATCAATCTCTATTTCTGTTCACCTGTTTGGTATGGGCAGGTCTGCGTACAACCTTATTTGCATTTTACTTCAAGAACTGTGAGTTGTCAAACACATTAAATCCATTTTGCCATTGGTTATTATTTGCGTTGCCAGTGTATCTTCAATATAATATGTTAAGCATATTAGTGTTCTATTTTGTACTG GTTGTAGCGAAAGTAGTCACGCCaacaaaattaaagaaagtcaa aatcAAAGTATTTGTTGTCATCCTGCTTTCCAACGTGCTCTTCTTGGCAGCAAACATTTCAAGTTCGCTCTACAACCCCTCAAGGAAATATGCCCaaactgttgttattttaaGAGTCTCATTAGATTACTCCATTTTCTTATGTGCAGCATTGGTACTCTGCTACTGCATTATAAAG TTGACCCGTGTAAATTCCGCAAAGATGTTTTTGGAAGGACAG GGTGTATCATTTTGTCAAGCTATTACTGTGTGTGGAATAATTGCATTATTATACATTACCCGAGCCATCTACAATATTCTTGCTGTTTCACCCATCCATATGCCCACCTTTAATTATGGATGGATCAATGTATCTGACCAA GGTGAAGTTGGATATGATGGCATTGTGAAACATACAACAGAAGATTATGCATTTATTTCATTTGGCATTGTACTCTTCATTTGGGAGTTGCTTCCAACTTTTACTACTGTTTGGTTTTTTCGTGTAAGGCAACCAGATTGCAGAATT tCTTCTTCTTCAATCAAATCTGACAGCTTTCACAGCAagtctttcttttttgataatCCAAATCGGTACGATTCTGACGATGATTTATCCATTGCCTACAATACACCACCTGGTTTTTCCTATGGAGG ctTACTTGATATACCACCCTTTGGAAGTCCAAAATCATATGGCAGTCCAAAGAATAGAAAAAGTATCAATGAGCACAGTATTTTACGCAAAAATATTGATTGTTATGGCTCTGTTCCACCAATGGGTAACACAGCCTCACCGGCAAGTTTCGCATCCCACCATATACGTGGAACCACCCCTCCATTACTATATTCCACATCAGCAGACACCACCAACCCATATAGACCAGTTACACAGGATGTAGAGTGA
- the LOC130656851 gene encoding Bardet-Biedl syndrome 10 protein homolog, producing the protein MAEGIESAIKFLKELRMVLEPSFGPYGKDILLKSNTGKTYVTKSGLSVLRQLEIKHPMGALIKNNIDCFSRCTGDLCKTFALVLTHLIESIHSKFINDVSSTKARDMQSLLSCLSMSFTKIASFLSLDVIYFALNKHLKSLNLDPGELHGNYFDGVLEASLASKHNMQTKNIIKGIIKDVFKILSFTFENLEYLIYNFEMVCVNVHGLPLNYSRVITGAIIERECVPSCIDWQNCCFIVLCGDLSRASGDDIFLNLTKDCSIQAQLDATVTSYQNLINVLKHKKINIIFAEQSLPKQLGFLLQSNQIAYVEHVLKDDLLHLCSLYETSFLSGLYDIFFLEENVIGQISFFKSCTLGKQVCCHLGPAVLTNKKRPNLKILLCSHSDGIGREYSQTINNLFKMLSQCFNSDHATCSVMPACGVFETFLANYCSEVLVRDPTFDKTLQHILTESLFTIPKLLFENLSKHKAKRFLPYLPCRINSASTTELNLVGINVKTGDFVDASAIEVYEPFSTKVLLVKNVLQLCSQIIRIDRIVPIIKPICKVNENCEIEDV; encoded by the coding sequence ATGGCAGAAGGAATTGAATCAgccataaaatttttaaaagaattacgAATGGTACTTGAACCATCATTTGGACCATATGgaaaagatattttattaaaaagcaaTACTGGTAAGACGTATGTTACAAAGAGTGGTTTATCTGTCTTACGTCAACTTGAAATTAAACATCCCATGGGTGcgttaataaaaaacaacattgaCTGCTTTTCACGATGTACTGGTGATTTATGCAAGACATTTGCACTTGTTTTAACACATCTCATTGAATCAATACATTCTAAGTTCATTAATGATGTCTCATCAACAAAAGCAAGAGATATGCAGAGCTTGCTCAGTTGTTTGAGTATGTCTTTTACAAAAATAGCATCTTTTCTCTCGCTAGATGTTATTTATTTTGCTTTGAATAAACATTTAAAGTCGTTGAATCTCGATCCTGGTGAGTTGCATGGGAATTATTTTGATGGTGTTTTAGAAGCATCGTTAGCAAGTAAACATAAcatgcaaacaaaaaatattatcaaagGAATCATAAAAGACGTTTTTAAAATACTAAGTTTTACTTTTGAAAATCTTGAATATCTGATATATAACTTTGAAATGGTTTGTGTCAATGTCCATGGTTTGCCTTTAAATTATTCGAGAGTAATTACTGGCGCCATCATCGAAAGAGAATGTGTCCCTTCCTGTATTGATTGGCAGAATTGTTGTTTTATTGTGTTATGTGGAGATCTTTCGCGTGCAAGTGGTGATGATATTTTTCTAAACTTGACTAAAGACTGTTCGATTCAAGCCCAACTAGATGCTACAGTGACAAGCTACCAAAACTTGATAAACGTTTTGAAGCATAAGAAAATCAACATCATTTTTGCTGAGCAATCATTACCTAAACAACTTGGTTTTTTGTTGCAATCAAATCAAATAGCGTATGTTGAACATGTGTTAAAAGATGATTTACTACATTTATGTTCTTTGTACGAAACATCATTTCTTTCCGGTTTGTATGATATCTTCTTTCTCGAAGAAAATGTAATTGGTCAgatctctttttttaaatcatgtaCACTTGGTAAACAAGTATGCTGCCATCTTGGACCAGCTGTATTGACCAACAAGAAGCgaccaaatttaaaaattcttttatgtTCACATTCAGATGGCATTGGCAGAGAATATTCACAGACCATTAATAACTTGTTTAAAATGTTGTCTCAATGTTTTAATTCAGACCATGCTACATGCTCTGTGATGCCAGCTTGTGGtgtatttgaaacttttttagCAAATTACTGTTCCGAGGTTTTAGTGCGTGACCCTACTTTTGATAAGACATTGCAGCACATATTAACAGAAAGTTTATTTACTATCCCTAAACTATTATTTGAAAACTTGAGCAAGCATAAAGCGAAAAGATTCCTTCCTTATCTTCCATGTAGAATAAACAGTGCTTCGACTACCGAATTAAATTTGGTTGGCATAAATGTCAAAACTGGTGATTTTGTTGATGCAAGTGCTATTGAGGTGTATGAACCATTCAGTACAAAGGTGCTACTtgtgaaaaatgttttgcaGCTATGTTCCCAAATCATACGGATTGATAGAATTGTTCCTATAATTAAACCAATTTGTAAAGTAAATGAAAATTGTGAAATTGAGGATGTTTAA